One genomic region from Populus nigra chromosome 8, ddPopNigr1.1, whole genome shotgun sequence encodes:
- the LOC133701385 gene encoding probable WRKY transcription factor 75, giving the protein MSLNMINSYASTDFEGTRGNGLLGLMQEMQAPASLNFDDISQNRGFVGSGIEGKLGKNKGEKKIRKPKYAFQTRSRVDILDDGYRWRKYGQKAVKNNKFPRSYYRCTHQGCNVKKQVQRLTKDEGVVVTTYEGMHSHQIEKSPDNFEHILSQMQIYS; this is encoded by the exons ATGTCTTTGAACATGATCAACTCTTATGCTTCTACCGACTTTGAAGGTACTAGGGGAAATGGATTGCTGGGATTGATGCAAGAGATGCAAGCTCCAGCcagtttaaattttgatgacATCTCTCAAAACAGAGGCTTTGTTGGGTCTGGAATTGAGGGGAAATTGGGAAAGAATAAGGGAGAAAAGAAGATAAGAAAGCCCAAGTACGCTTTTCAAACAAGGAGCCGAGTTGATATCCTTGATGATGGTTATCGATGGAGAAAGTATGGTCAAAAGGCCGTGAAGAACAACAAATTTCCCAG AAGCTACTATCGGTGCACACATCAAGGGTGCAACGTGAAGAAGCAGGTTCAGAGATTAACAAAAGACGAAGGAGTCGTGGTGACAACCTATGAAGGAATGCATTCTCATCAGATCGAAAAGTCTCCAGATAACTTCGAGCATATCTTGAGCCAGATGCAAATCTACTCCTGA
- the LOC133702409 gene encoding uncharacterized protein LOC133702409 isoform X1, producing MALPLGKLTILVGAGILGSVLAKEGRLPDVSNFVSGAFKIAFRQLKQDDSTSSVSKSSKPPNDSLMAQVNSLRQELQMLASSRPVTIVTANGTGSNKYGVVVVVVVVGYGYVWWKGWKLPDMMFATRRSLSDACTSIAQQLENVYASIRSTRRHLSSKIDGVDSNLNAVAELTASTQEKVIELREDSSRIGNDVRYVRDAVETLELKISRIEGKQDLTTQGVKRLCDYASSLENNLLEENIQTSASSSRLTFSSKAGALPAPSSEPSTPASIGSQEVQRPPRNAASPSSQQRSNGISGVAELASGLGISKGILTEEETSNRTSWFKPAFLMRTRSATNSVVQQTSSSRQQS from the exons ATGGCTCTTCCTCTCGGCAAGTTAACTATTCTCGTCGGTGCAG GTATTCTTGGCTCAGTTCTTGCTAAAGAGGGGCGGCTGCCTGATGTTTCTAATTTCGTTTCAGGTGCTTTCAAG ATTGCTTTCAGGCAACTTAAACAGGATGATTCTACTTCATCAGTTAGCAAGTCTAGCAAACCTCCAAACGACTCTTTGATGGCTCAG GTAAACAGCCTTCGACAGGAGCTGCAAATGTTGGCATCAAGTAGACCAGTCACAATTGTAACTGCAAATGGAACAG GTTCTAATAAATATGGTGTAGTTGTTGTGGTGGTAGTTGTTGGATACGGCTATGTTTGGTGGAAG GGTTGGAAACTTCCAGATATGATGTTTGCAACCAGGCGTAGTTTATCTGATGCTTGCACTTCTATAGCCCAGCAACTAGAGAATGTTTATGCATCAATCCGG AGTACCAGGAGGCATTTATCTTCAAAGATCGATGGTGTGGACTCAAATTTGAATGCTGTTGCAGAACTGACAGCCAGCACTCAAGAAAAG GTTATTGAATTGCGAGAAGATTCAAGTAGGATTGGCAATGATGTTCGATATGTTCGTGATGCCGTTGAAACTTTG gaACTAAAAATTAGCAGAATTGAAGGGAAACAG GATTTGACGACCCAAGGAGTAAAGAGGTTGTGTGACTATGCCTCCAGTTTGGAAAACAACTTACTTGAAGAGAATATCCAG ACTTCAGCATCCAGTTCACGGCTAACATTCTCATCAaag GCCGGGGCATTGCCTGCTCCATCAAGTGAACCATCAACTCCTGCTTCGATTGGATCTCAAGAG GTTCAAAGGCCCCCTCGTAATGCTGCATCACCCTCAAGCCAGCAG AGAAGTAACGGGATTTCAGGAGTGGCTGAGCTTGCTAGCGGCCTCGGGATTTCTAAAGGTATCCTTACAGAAGAAGAAACAAGTAATAGAACGAGCTGGTTTAAACCTGCATTTCTTATGAGAACGCGAAGCGCAACAAACAGTGTAGTGCAACAAACAAGTTCAAGCAGACAGCAATCGTGA
- the LOC133702409 gene encoding uncharacterized protein LOC133702409 isoform X2: MAQVNSLRQELQMLASSRPVTIVTANGTGSNKYGVVVVVVVVGYGYVWWKGWKLPDMMFATRRSLSDACTSIAQQLENVYASIRSTRRHLSSKIDGVDSNLNAVAELTASTQEKVIELREDSSRIGNDVRYVRDAVETLELKISRIEGKQDLTTQGVKRLCDYASSLENNLLEENIQTSASSSRLTFSSKAGALPAPSSEPSTPASIGSQEVQRPPRNAASPSSQQRSNGISGVAELASGLGISKGILTEEETSNRTSWFKPAFLMRTRSATNSVVQQTSSSRQQS, translated from the exons ATGGCTCAG GTAAACAGCCTTCGACAGGAGCTGCAAATGTTGGCATCAAGTAGACCAGTCACAATTGTAACTGCAAATGGAACAG GTTCTAATAAATATGGTGTAGTTGTTGTGGTGGTAGTTGTTGGATACGGCTATGTTTGGTGGAAG GGTTGGAAACTTCCAGATATGATGTTTGCAACCAGGCGTAGTTTATCTGATGCTTGCACTTCTATAGCCCAGCAACTAGAGAATGTTTATGCATCAATCCGG AGTACCAGGAGGCATTTATCTTCAAAGATCGATGGTGTGGACTCAAATTTGAATGCTGTTGCAGAACTGACAGCCAGCACTCAAGAAAAG GTTATTGAATTGCGAGAAGATTCAAGTAGGATTGGCAATGATGTTCGATATGTTCGTGATGCCGTTGAAACTTTG gaACTAAAAATTAGCAGAATTGAAGGGAAACAG GATTTGACGACCCAAGGAGTAAAGAGGTTGTGTGACTATGCCTCCAGTTTGGAAAACAACTTACTTGAAGAGAATATCCAG ACTTCAGCATCCAGTTCACGGCTAACATTCTCATCAaag GCCGGGGCATTGCCTGCTCCATCAAGTGAACCATCAACTCCTGCTTCGATTGGATCTCAAGAG GTTCAAAGGCCCCCTCGTAATGCTGCATCACCCTCAAGCCAGCAG AGAAGTAACGGGATTTCAGGAGTGGCTGAGCTTGCTAGCGGCCTCGGGATTTCTAAAGGTATCCTTACAGAAGAAGAAACAAGTAATAGAACGAGCTGGTTTAAACCTGCATTTCTTATGAGAACGCGAAGCGCAACAAACAGTGTAGTGCAACAAACAAGTTCAAGCAGACAGCAATCGTGA
- the LOC133700986 gene encoding probable DNA primase large subunit, with the protein MEIVKPQWKKPLPSANDVVSTLPLYRSAPPLEVRLEDFELYAIDRLRVLKGVSDGLSRGKRPEEMEKLVKDLWKANMRHPLPSEVTNKDIISHFVLRLVYCRTEELRKWFLSNEIALFRYRFRLLSPEAQRLLMAEFDLPYKPVTTAEFEGVKEKLHLVARSTGQLKPTASDAIFYKVPFEEVPELVAGRRVFICKGYAYVAMNQVVSLVVTQFRGLLSKALVLTNRKWTSTIREQEKDRLTPIVETLCTSYLGPDYSQPKEFAEVSIKDIDQVAKSSFPLCMRHLFEKLREDHHLKHGGRMQLGLFLKGVGLKLDDALAFWKAEFSQKVGAERFDKEYAYSIRHNYGREGKRTDYTPYSCQKIISSTPGVGDHHGCPYRHFSEENLRAALSRMGVNSGAMENVMDKVRNRHYQLACTLTFESIHGSSYDAGINHPNQYFSDSQKFFKSKNNPSGQGEPLDDRSPI; encoded by the exons atggagATAGTCAAGCCTCAATGGAAGAAACCTCTTCCATCTGCAAACGACGTAGTTTCCACCCTCCCTCTCTACCGCTCCGCTCCCCCTCTCGAAGTCAGATTGGAAGATTTCGAGCTCTACGCCATCGATCGCCTCCGCG TTTTAAAAGGTGTATCTGACGGACTTTCTCGCGGAAAAAGACCGGAAGAAATGGAGAAATTAGTAAAAGATTTGTGGAAAGCAAATATGAGGCATCCACTGCCATCTGAAGTTACTAACAAAGATATCATATCTCACTTCGTTTTACGTCTCGTCTATTGTAGAAC AGAGGAGCTGAGGAAATGGTTCCTTTCCAATGAGATTGCACTTTTTAGATACAGATTTCGGCTTCTATCCCCCGAAGCTCAG AGGTTGCTTATGGCCGAGTTTGATCTTCCATACAAGCCTGTTACCACTGCAGAATTTgag GGTGTAAAGGAAAAACTGCATCTAGTTGCCCGATCAACTGGTCAGCTTAAACCCACTG CATCTGATGCCATATTCTACAAG GTACCATTTGAAGAAGTTCCTGAACTTGTGGCTGGTCGTAGAGTCTTCATCTGCAAAGGCTATGCTTATGTTGCTATGAATCAG GTTGTTTCCCTTGTTGTTACCCAGTTCCGCGGTCTTCTATCAAAAGCACTTGTTCTAACAAACAG AAAATGGACATCTACCATCAGAGAACAAGAGAAGGATCGCCTAACTCCT ATCGTGGAAACCCTATGCACAAGCTATCTGGGTCCTGACTATTCTCAG CCCAAAGAATTTGCTGAAGTATCAATTAAAGACATTGACCAAGTAGCTAAGAGTTCATTTCCCCTGTGCATGCGTCACCTGTTTGAAAAA CTCAGAGAAGATCATCATTTAAAGCATGGAGGGAGGATGCAATTGGGTCTCTTTCTCAAG GGTGTCGGATTGAAATTAGATGACGCTCTTGCATTCTGGAAAGCAGAGTTCTCCCAAAAG GTTGGAGCTGAGAGGTTTGACAAAGAATATGCATACAGCATTCGCCACAATTATGGAAGAGAAGGGAAGAGAACA gaTTATACTCCTTATTCCTGTCAAAAAATAATCTCATCAACTCCTGGTGTCGGAGATCATCATGGTTGTCCCTATCGACATTTCAG TGAGGAAAACTTGAGGGCTGCACTCAGCAGAATGGGTGTAAATAGTGGTGCAATGGAGAATGTAATGGATAAAGTGCGAAACAGACATTATCAG TTGGCTTGCACGTTAACATTTGAATCTATTCATGGTTCGTCATATGATGCTGGGATTAATCATCCTAACCAATATTTCAGTGACAGCCAAAAGTTTTTCAAATCTAAG AACAATCCCTCTGGACAAGGAGAACCTTTGGACGACCGATCACCTATATAG
- the LOC133700669 gene encoding squamosa promoter-binding-like protein 16, producing the protein MESASSGSLKRARTLKNATRVPSCLVDGCTSDLTKCRDYHRRHKVCELHSKSRQVFIKGQEQRFCQQCSRFHSLGEFDEGKRSCRKRLDGHNRRRRKSQPESLSVNSGRIFSNQGTRYLHFGSSQIFSTSVMNAVWTGAAKAESDPMLNTSQSSMNFGGRKNLFPGSLSCNYKEGKQFSFLQGTSSTIPGDSVHLDANSTLGNSGNSQKMFSDGLNRVIDSNRALSLLSSPPSETREIGLSDMMQPDLNSPAQSLIPSLNYSALGMESEPAGSILVSDGSSGNANLNGQHMFQIEPDGSSANGSHQTLSFSWE; encoded by the exons ATGGAATCAGCTTCTTCTGGATCTTTGAAGAGAGCCAGGACACTTAAAAATGCAACCCGAGTCCCCTCATGCTTGGTTGATGGATGCACTTCAGACCTTACCAAATGTAGGGATTACCACAGGCGGCATAAAGTATGTGAGCTCCACTCCAAGTCTCGTCAGGTTTTTATTAAAGGTCAGGAACAACGGTTTTGCCAGCAGTGCAGCAG GTTCCATTCATTGGGCGAGTTTGATGAGGGAAAGCGAAGCTGCAGAAAACGTCTTGACGGACATAATCGGCGGCGAAGAAAGTCCCAGCCAGAATCACTTTCAGTAAATTCTGGAAGGATATTTTCCAACCAAG GTACTAGATATCTACATTTTGGTAgctctcaaatattttcaaCCAGTGTTATGAACGCTGTTTGGACTGGAGCTGCAAAAGCTGAGAGTGATCCAATGCTGAATACTAGTCAATCCTCGATGAACTTCGGTGGCAGAAAAAATCTTTTTCCTGGCTCCTTGTCTTGCAACTATAAAGAAGGAAAGCAGTTCTCTTTCTTACAGGGCACCAGTTCCACAATTCCTGGAGATTCTGTCCATCTAGATGCCAATTCAACGTTAGGAAACAGTGGCAACAGCCAGAAAATGTTCTCTGATGGGCTAAACCGAGTCATAGACTCCAACCGTGCTCTCTCTCTTCTGTCATCTCCACCATCTGAGACTCGGGAGATTGGTTTGAGCGACATGATGCAGCCAGACCTGAACTCTCCTGCTCAGTCCTTGATCCCAAGCTTGAACTATAGTGCTCTTGGAATGGAAAGTGAACCAGCAGGATCTATTTTGGTATCTGATGGCAGCAGTGGCAATGCCAACCTCAATGGTCAGCATATGTTTCAGATCGAACCTGATGGGTCATCTGCAAATGGATCTCACCAGACACTTTCCTTCTCGTGGGAGTAG